A segment of the Serratia fonticola genome:
TGCTCAACCGCTTTGATGAGATCCCGGATTTTATTCAGCAGGTCGGTGTACTGGCAGAGTGTACGTTGACCAGCCAAGGGCCACGAGAACAGGTGATGGCCGACGCGCTGGTAGCCCAATTGGCGCACAGCGAAAACCTCAACAGCCTGACGCTGCCAGATACCGAAGATCCCACTCAGATTATTCGTCTACCCAGCGATCGGCCCTTGATCGTCCTGCGCGATGGTGTGGTCAGTTACAACGATCGCCCCATCCTCAACCAACTTAGCTGGCAGGTAAATCCTGGCGAACATTGGCAGATCGTCGGGCCAAATGGCGCGGGAAAATCTACTCTGCTCAGCCTGATTACAGGCGATCATCCGCAGGGTTACAGCAACGATCTGACACTGTTTGGCCGTCGGCGAGGCAGCGGAGAAACTATCTGGGACATTAAACGGCATATCGGCTACGTCAGCAGCAGCCTGCATCTGGACTATCGTGTCAGTGCAAGCGTGCGTAACGTCATTCTTTCCGGTTTCTTTGATTCGATCGGTATTTATCAGGCCGCCTCCGATCGTCAACAGCAGTTGACCTCGCAGTGGCTTGCATTGCTCGGTTTGGATCATTCGGGCGACGCACCGTTCCACAGCCTTTCCTGGGGCCAGCAACGGCTGGCGCTGATCGCTCGGGCTCTGGTGAAACACCCTGCGCTGTTGATCCTTGATGAACCCTTGCAAGGTTTGGATCCGCTTAACCGTCAGTTGGTAAGGCGCTTCGTGGACGTGCTGATCCAACAAGGCTCGACCCAGTTACTGTTTGTTTCGCACCATGCGGAAGATGCACCTCACTGTATTACCCATCGTTTGACCTTCGTTCCTGAGGGGGATGGCTACCGCTATCAGCAGGACCTATTAAGATGAGTGCTACAACGTTCATCCAGGGGACATATCCGGCAACACTTCCTCCACAACGCATCACACTTGGCCTTTTATCATAAAGAGATGCAGAGTTATTTTCTGGAGAAGGTATGTCCGCCGCGCTGATTATTATTGACCTGATTGAAGATCTGGCTGGCCCTAAAGGACGCGCGAATCACTGCCGCGAGCAGCTCATGACGTGGGATGTGATCGCGCATGTTAATACTGCCGCAGCCTATGCGCGGGTACGCAAAATTCCGGTGATTTGGTTACGCACCGGTTTTGCCGACGATTATCACGATATTCCTCCTCATTCCCCGTTGTTCAATCACCTCAAACACATCGGTGCGTTACGTTCAAGCAACGGAGGCTGCCATTGGCTGGCCGGGTTAGAAGTAAAAACCGAGGATCTTCAGTTCGAAAAAAAAGCGCTCAGTGCATTCGCCGGTAACAATTTGTTAGCGTGGTTACAGCAACACCGCTGCCACCATTTGCTGATAGGCGGGATCAGCACACCACTGGCAATAGAAAGTACCGCACGGCAAGCGCACGATGCCGGATTCCAAATCACGGTGCTACAAGATCTCTGCGCTGCGCCGACAGAAGAGATCCACCAGCAAAGCCTGGAAACCTTGCAGAATCTGGGGGGAGTCATGCGTTCACAGGCCTGGATGAAAGGCTAAGCTAAGCTGGTATAGCCGCGTTGCAGCGATGGGGATAGCACGTTTAACTACTGCCCCGACCTTTGCTGGCCCAGGCTTGTGCTACTATCCCATTTAGCACTCATTTTACGGGTCATTAACACACCGGATTACCGGTATTGAGTGTCGTGTGTCTATTTTATAGGGATCGCTATTATGTGGGGCGTACTTTCAGCTTCGTTGTTTTTTTTGCCATTTAATCGGCTGATAGCTTTAGTCGTGCTGGCAGCCGCTGCGGCGATGGGGGTTTACCACCATATCCTGACACCGGTCAGCCTGGGTTGCCTGGCCGTTATCGCCATTGCAGTCTGGCTTCATCAGCAATATCGCCAACAACGCATGGTGTCTTTCGTACTGGAACTGTTTTTAGTTGCCTGTTCAATCGCACTGTTTTATCACCTGATACCTGGCTTCAATAACCAATTGATGGTCGATCAGGATAAGCTGGGTCCGCAAAGCTCACTTTATTCTCTGTATTACAACTTTGACAAGTCGCTTATCCCCTTCCTGTTACTGGCCTGCCTGCCGACGCTGTTCAATGCCGGCAAGCCCGACAGGAAAGTCGGCGTCAGCGCCTGGATGATCCTGGTGCTCTGCATACCGGCGGTGTTGTTTTTAGCCGTAGCGCTCGGTGGCCTGAAAGTTGAATTGCATATGCCACAGTGGATCCTGGCCTTCGTTATGGCCAATCTGTTTTTTGTTTGTATGGCCGAAGAAGCCCTGTTTCGTGGCTATCTGCAACAACGTTTCCGCCAATGGTTGGGCCCCTATCCAGCACTGATTATCACCGCATTGCTGTTTGGCGCAGCTCACCTTACCGGTGGC
Coding sequences within it:
- the modF gene encoding molybdate ABC transporter ATP-binding protein ModF; the encoded protein is MPSLQISQGSFRLSDTRTLELNQLNIRSGDSWAFVGANGSGKSALARALAGELTLLKGESHSDFHNVVRISFEQLQKLVSDEWQRNNTDMLSPDEDDTGRTTAEIIQEEVKDAHRCAQLAAQFGITPLLSRRFKYLSTGETRKTLLCRALMPQPDLLILDEPFDGLDVNSRAQLANLLNELSQQGYTLVLVLNRFDEIPDFIQQVGVLAECTLTSQGPREQVMADALVAQLAHSENLNSLTLPDTEDPTQIIRLPSDRPLIVLRDGVVSYNDRPILNQLSWQVNPGEHWQIVGPNGAGKSTLLSLITGDHPQGYSNDLTLFGRRRGSGETIWDIKRHIGYVSSSLHLDYRVSASVRNVILSGFFDSIGIYQAASDRQQQLTSQWLALLGLDHSGDAPFHSLSWGQQRLALIARALVKHPALLILDEPLQGLDPLNRQLVRRFVDVLIQQGSTQLLFVSHHAEDAPHCITHRLTFVPEGDGYRYQQDLLR
- a CDS encoding cysteine hydrolase family protein, encoding MSAALIIIDLIEDLAGPKGRANHCREQLMTWDVIAHVNTAAAYARVRKIPVIWLRTGFADDYHDIPPHSPLFNHLKHIGALRSSNGGCHWLAGLEVKTEDLQFEKKALSAFAGNNLLAWLQQHRCHHLLIGGISTPLAIESTARQAHDAGFQITVLQDLCAAPTEEIHQQSLETLQNLGGVMRSQAWMKG
- a CDS encoding CPBP family intramembrane glutamic endopeptidase, which encodes MWGVLSASLFFLPFNRLIALVVLAAAAAMGVYHHILTPVSLGCLAVIAIAVWLHQQYRQQRMVSFVLELFLVACSIALFYHLIPGFNNQLMVDQDKLGPQSSLYSLYYNFDKSLIPFLLLACLPTLFNAGKPDRKVGVSAWMILVLCIPAVLFLAVALGGLKVELHMPQWILAFVMANLFFVCMAEEALFRGYLQQRFRQWLGPYPALIITALLFGAAHLTGGMLMVAFATLAGVIYGLAWMWSGRLWVPIVFHFSLNLTHMLFFTYPLYQHS